One window of Hypanus sabinus isolate sHypSab1 chromosome 18, sHypSab1.hap1, whole genome shotgun sequence genomic DNA carries:
- the rnf208 gene encoding RING finger protein 208, with the protein MACLKQQQAAIKMEAVKIAPAEKFAECPTSQARYGPSQCTRDPPLVGKCAWPLESEIIANQACAEVSALEKSRSPSGLARTPPRTEKFSQGHRKASAEMCFHHQTPSDEVIVNQYVLHQSATSEPLECPTCGHVYNATNKRPRILSCLHSVCEECLQILYESCPKYKFISCPTCRRETVLFTDYGLAALAVNTSILARLPAEALTANPGQWGGEADRSCYQTFQQYCGAACSCQLRNPLSSCTIM; encoded by the coding sequence ATGGCGTGCCTGAAGCAGCAGCAGGCCGCCATCAAGATGGAGGCCGTGAAAATCGCGCCGGCGGAGAAGTTTGCAGAGTGCCCAACCTCGCAGGCCCGCTACGGGCCCTCGCAGTGCACCCGGGACCCCCCGCTCGTTGGCAAGTGTGCCTGGCCCCTGGAGTCGGAGATCATCGCCAACCAGGCCTGCGCCGAGGTGTCGGCACTGGAGAAGTCACGGAGCCCCAGCGGGCTGGCCAGGACTCCGCCGCGCACCGAGAAGTTTAGCCAAGGCCACCGCAAGGCCAGCGCTGAGATGTGCTTCCACCACCAGACACCTTCGGATGAGGTCATCGTCAACCAGTACGTGCTCCACCAGTCGGCCACCTCAGAGCCCCTGGAATGCCCCACCTGCGGTCACGTGTACAACGCCACCAACAAACGCCCGCGGATCCTCTCCTGCCTGCACTCGGTGTGCGAAGAGTGCCTGCAGATCCTCTACGAGTCCTGCCCCAAGTACAAGTTCATCTCCTGCCCCACCTGCCGCCGTGAGACCGTCCTCTTCACCGACTATGGCCTGGCCGCTCTGGCCGTCAACACCAGCATCCTAGCCCGACTGCCGGCCGAGGCCCTCACCGCCAACCCAGGTCAGTGGGGCGGAGAGGCGGACCGCAGCTGCTACCAGACCTTCCAGCAATACTGCGGGGCAGCCTGTAGCTGCCAGCTCCGGAACCCACTGTCCTCCTGCACCATCATGTAG